The Candidatus Aminicenantes bacterium DNA segment GGCCGATGCCGCTGACGTTTTTCAGGTCAGCGATGCTTTTGAACGGACGGGCGGCGATGATCTTCTGGGCCAAGGAAGGGCCAACGCCCTTCAAGGCCTCGAGCTTGGCCAGGGTGGCGGTATTCAGGTTTATTTTTTTCGCTTTCGCCGCGGCGCCAGCTGGCATGGCCAGCGAACCCAAGAGCAAGCCAAGAACCACCAGGGAAAAAACAAAATGACAACAAATTCTGTTTTTCATTATTTTATTACCTCATTCGCTATTTTGATTAAAAATATTATATTTTGCCGATCCAGTAAAAGTCAAATTAAGAAATCGGCGATTCTTCATCCGCGCCCTGCGGCTCGACCATGATGCCGAGGGACGCGATTTTTTGATAGAGGTTGCTGCGCGGGAGGCCGATCTCGCGGGCCGTCTTGGCCACGTTGTACTCGTATTCCTTCAGCTTCTGTTCCAGGTAGGCCTTTTCCGCCTCGTTCTTGAACTCCTTCCAATTCTTGATCTGGAGCAGCGCCATTTCGCCGCCGGCGCTGCTGCCATTGATGTAATCGGGCAGATCCTGGCTGGTGATCGGATCGGTGCGGCACATGATCAGGAGCCTTTCCACCAGGTTGCGCAACTCGCGCACGTTGCCCTTCCAGGGATAATCCAGCAGCCGGGAGAGCGCCTCGGGGGAAAATACCTTTTTCTTGTAATTGTTCTCCTCGGAAAAGTAATTGATGAAATGCTCGATCAGCAGCGGGATGTCCTCCTTTCTTTCGCGCAGCGCCGGCGAATGGATCGGCACCACGTTCAGACGGAAAAAGAGGTCTTCGCGGAAATTGTTCTTCCTGATCTCCTCCTCCAGGTTCTTGTTGGTGGCCGCGATGACGCGGACGTTGACCTTCTTGATCTCCGGCGAGCCCACCGGCTGCACCTCGCCCTCCTCGAGCACGCGTAAGACCTTGGCCTGGGCCTTCAGGCTCAGGTCGCCGATCTCGTCCAGGAAAATGCTGCCGCGGTGGGCGCTTTCGAACTTGCCGATCTTTTTCTCATAGGCCCCGGTGAACGATCCTTTTTCATGCCCGAAAAGCTCGCTCTCGATCAGCTCGTCGGGAATGGCGGCGCAGTTGACCTGGACGAAACGGTTCTGGCTGCGGGCGGACTGCTGGTGGATCAGGCGGGC contains these protein-coding regions:
- a CDS encoding sigma-54 dependent transcriptional regulator → LVGQSAVMKALLETIRRVARSDSTVLISGDSGTGKELIARLIHQQSARSQNRFVQVNCAAIPDELIESELFGHEKGSFTGAYEKKIGKFESAHRGSIFLDEIGDLSLKAQAKVLRVLEEGEVQPVGSPEIKKVNVRVIAATNKNLEEEIRKNNFREDLFFRLNVVPIHSPALRERKEDIPLLIEHFINYFSEENNYKKKVFSPEALSRLLDYPWKGNVRELRNLVERLLIMCRTDPITSQDLPDYINGSSAGGEMALLQIKNWKEFKNEAEKAYLEQKLKEYEYNVAKTAREIGLPRSNLYQKIASLGIMVEPQGADEESPIS